The genomic region GAACATACCACCTTGTTTCTTCTCGTAGTATGATGGAGTTATAATGCCTTGATTTGTGCTTGGGGGTCGGATCCGCGGCGGAGGTCGACCAGAAGGTCGCCAAGGCGTCGTCGTCACCTGTGGCCGCCTGGGACCCGTCACTATATTGTACTCTGAAAATTGTATACAACATCCAGTTTCAGCAAAACAGTCTTTGAGCATATTCTGGTTTACCGTACAGAAAATATTTACACGCATGGGCAACAAACAGTTTACAGAACATATGAATTCTATTAATTGCCATCAAAAATCGTTTGGCTGTTACTGCTACCTTCAACAACATACCATAAACATATAGTTTTTCTTGTCTTTATCAAACAATTTTCATCcatcaagttttaaaatgtatatgttgaCTGTCGTGCCAAAATCTGGTACCTTTCAATGAATATGTTTGTCTCATCAAACGTATCAAATGCCTATGTTTCCATGTCAAAGCCCAAACTGTTTATCTATTTTAGTTGTTATGGTCAAGGTTTTCGTgccttttaatttcattttgggGACTGCTTACCATTCCCTTACAATGTCATAGTTCCGTCCTACGTTTGTCTGTTACCAACCATTTCATTTGCCAAATATATTACGTGCCAATATATATCTTAGTCTTATTGTCTAAGCTTTCGTAAAGTTACACTGTCTGTGGAAATATACTATCTTCAATGAAGTAGCATAGTCTCGGCTAAAACAGATACCTACCATTCCCAACCATAGTCATGTCTAACATAAAATTGTagtttaaagtgtttttattaagCCTTATATTGTTACCTACAAGATATATGTGTCACAGCAACAATATCCAAATCTGTTACCTAACTATATGTATCACAGTTACACCTGCCAAATCTGTTACCTACATTTATGTGTCACAGTTACACCTGCCAAATCTGTTACCTACCATTTTGTGTCACAGTTTTACTTGCCCAATCTGTGACCTACATTTATGTATCACAGTTACACCTGACAAATCTGTTACCTACCATTTTGTGCCACAGTTCTACTTGCCCGATCTGTGACCGACATTTATGTATCACAGTTACACCTGCCAAATCGGTTACCTACCATTTTGTGTCACAGTTTTACTAGCCCAATCTGTGCCCTACCTTTTTGTATCACAGTTACACCTGCCAAATCGGTTACCTACCATTTTGTGTCACAGTTTTACTAGCCCAATCTGTGCCCTACCTATATGTATCACAGTTACACCTGCCAAATCTGTTACCTACCATTTTGTGCCACAGTTTTACTTGCCCAATCTGTGACCTACCTTTATGTATCACAGTTACACATGCCAATTCGGTTACCTACCATTTTGTGCCACAGTTCTACTTGCCCAATCTGTGACCTACCTTTATGTATCACAGTTACACATGCCCAATCGGTTACCTACCATTTTGTGCCACAGTTTTACTTGCCCAATTTGTGACCTACCTTTATGTATCACAGTTACACCTGCCAAATCGGTTACCTACCATTTTGTGCCACAGTTTTACTTGCCCAATCTGTGACCTACCTTTATGTATCACAGTTACACATGCCAAATCGGTTACCTACCATTTTGTGCCACAGTTTTACTTGCCCAATTTGTGACCTACCTTTATGTATCACAGTTACACCTGCCAAATCTGTTACCTACCATTTTGTGTCACAGTTCTACTTGCCCAATCTGTGACCTACATTTATGTATCACAGTTACACCTGCCAAATCTGTTACCTACCATTTTGTGTCACAGTTTTACTAGCCCAATCTGTTACCTACATTTATGTATCACAGTTACACCTGACAAATCTGTTACCTACCATTTTGTGCCACAGTTCTACTTGCCCAATCTGTGACCTACATTTATGTATCACAGTTACACCTGCCAAATCTGTTACCTACCATTTTGTGCCACAGTTCTACTTGCCCAATCTGTGACCTACCTTTATGTATCACAGTTACACATGCCAAATCTGTTACCTACCATTTTGTGCCACAGTTCTACTTGCCCAATCTGTGACCTACATTTATGTATCACAGTTACACCTGCCAAATCTGTTACCTACCATTTTGTGTCACAGTTTTACTTGCCCAATCTGTTACCTACATTTATGTGTCACAGTTACATCTGCCAAATCTGTTACCTACATTTATGTGTCACAGTTACACTTGCCAAATATGTTACCTACCATTTTGTGTCACAGTTACACTTGCCCAATCTCTTACCTTCCTGTAGGTGTCACAGTTACACTTGTCCGAGCTCTTATCTACCTGTATTTGTCATAGTAACACTTGCCCAATCTGTTACCTACCTGTATGTGTCACAGTTACACTTGCCCAATCTGTTACCTACCTTTATGTATCACAGTTACACATGCCAAATCTGTTACCTACCATTTTGTGTCACAGTTACACTTGCCCAATCTGTTACCTACCTTTATGTGTCACAGTTACACTTGCCAAATATGTTACCTACCATTTTGTGTCACAGTTACACTTGCCCAATCTCTTACCTTCCTGTAGGTGTCACAGTTACACTTGTCCGAGCTCTTACCTACCTGTATTTGTCATAGTAACACTTGCCCAATCTGTTACCTACGTGTATGTGTCACAGTTACACTTGCCCAATCTCTTACCTACCTGAATGTGTCACAGTACACTTACCCAACCTGTTACTTATCTATATATGTCAATGCAACACCTGCCCAATCTGTTACCTCCTTTAAAAAGCATAGTTTCGCTATCCTTTCCCATTCTGTTAGCTACCACAACGTAGTATAGTTTTGCAATCCTGTTAAATCTGTGACTTACACTAAGGTAGCATAGTTTTGTTGTCCTGGCCAAATTTTGTACCTACCAGTCAGTAGCATTGTTCCGCTGTTCTCGCCGAATCTGTTACCTACACACAGGTAGCATAGTTTCGCTGTCCTGGCCCAATCTGTGACCTATCATAAAGTAGCATAGTTTCGCTGTCCTGACCCAATCTGTGACCTATCATAAAATAGCATAGTTTAGTTGTCCTGGCCCAATCTGTGACCTATCATAAAGTAGCATAGTTTCGCTGTCCTGGCCCAATCTGTGACCTATCATAAAGTAGCAAAGTTTCGCTGTCCTGGCCCAATCTGTGACCTATCATAAAATAGCATAGTTTCGTTGTCCTGGTCCAATCTGTTTCCTACCATAAAAAAGAATAGTTTCGTTGCCTTGGCTGAATTTGTTCCCTACCATAAAGTAGCAGTTTTGTTGTCCTGGCTGAATCTTTACCTACCAAAAAGAAGCATAGTTTCGTTGTCCTGGCTCAATCTGTGACGTATCATAAAGATGTACAGTTTTGTTGTCCTGGTCCAACCTGTGACCTACCATAAGGAAGCATAGTTTCGCTGTCCTGATCCAATCTGCGACCTACCATAAAGTTGCATAGTTTCGTTGTCCTGGTCTAATCTGTGGCCTACCATTAAGATGCATAGTTTCGTTGTCTTGGTCCAATCTGTTACCTACCATAAAGTAGCATAGTTTCGCTGTCCTGGCTGAATCTGTTTCCTACCATAAAGAAGAATAGTTTCGTTCTTGGCTGATTTTGTTTCCTGCCATAAAGAAGCATAGTTTCGTTGTCCTGGCCCAGTCTGTTACCTACCAAAAAGAAGCATAGTTTCGCTGTCCTGGCTGAATTTGTTTCCTACCAAAACGAAGCACAGTTTTAATGTCCTGGCTGAATCTGTTTCCTACCATAAAGATGCATAGTTCCGCTGTCTAGACCCAATCTGTGACCTACCATAAAGTAGCATAGTTTCGCTGTCTTGGCCCAACCTGCCTACCATAAAGTAGCATAGTTTCGCTGTCTTGGCTGAATATGTTACCTACCATAAAGTACCAATCTGTTAGCTACCATAAAGTAGCATAGTTTCGCTGTCCTGGCCCAATCTGTTACCTACCATTAAGTAGCATGGTTCCGCTTTCCTGGCCCAATCTGTTACCTACCATAAAGTAGCATAGTTTCGCTATCTTGACCCAGGCCATTGGAAGCATGACACGTGTATTGACCGAAGTCCTCTTGCTGTATGTCAATGATGTTCAACGTCAACGTTTTCTCGTGCACACCGTCATTGTAGAGGTTTGTGACGTATTTAAACAGATGGAGGGGCAGGGTTGTGCCGTTGTGGGTCCACTGGATGGTGGCATGAGGGGAGGCGGCCACCTTACACTCCAGAAGTGTCTCTCGCCCGATGGCCTGACCTAGTCGACGCACTGTCAGTCGCACTTCGGGGGGAACTTTAaggaacatttattatataattaattgtcaTTCGTGACTTgtgaattaattaaatattattatcttATATAGAAAAATTCTGTAATGCGATATAACTTCATGGAATCTTGAATTTGTccaattcaaattattgtcaTTCAATACGCTAAAATCATTgcatgtatttgaatatttttttgatattgtaATTGAAGCCCTTGCTGCGGGAGATATAATATTAATCAAACGGCACTTTTAGTGTGTAGCAATGCATTACAagtcttcaaaataaaaactatcaatatattttcccCCAACACTTAGACAGTTGAAAAAGATGTTCCCGCATCATTTAAGGTACCCGTATTTTTCAATGGTTTCCTATGGTGCTTCAAGGCAATTACATTACAGcgcaaacaaaatagtttaccAGATTATTGTGAAGTTTAAGTTTAACAACATTTCCCTTTTACATAAAGTTTAAATGGCAAGCAAGTGAGAGCATCTACATTACGATACAAATTTAGGTACTGCCCTCTCTCAgcgttttgaaattttatttattttctgaatttaaacaaaactagtTTAATCTTTGACTTAAATGGCTGATTTCATTCACTGTGGAGGGCCGTAATTTATAAAATggaatccgattagctacatcgttcctATGTCCAATTGATATCAATTTTGAATCCCACCCCAGGGCAAACCTATCCAAGGGCATGTGCATAGAAAGGAAAACCCATTAcctcattttcaaacaaagacaataaaCACCGAATAAGCAACACCAACAAGTAAACATTAACCGTGTgtagtacataattatatgtgaaatatatttgtttctttctgaacagaaatgcattttgatataatcGGAATTTGCCTGACATATAGTTTAAAGAAAAAGGCAAACTAAAGAAAGAAAAACGAGCATTCTAAGCGTACATTGTACAGTAATTTTGAAGATCTTGGTTGCTATTGGAGGCACGCCGTTCTCCGCGTTACACTCGTACGTGCCGTCACAGAAGCGGGTGATGTTATGGAGCCGTAACGTCTCCCCCTGCAACGTCCTCTCACCTGTAATGTACCCAGCAACATATCAACACACACTTTAAGTTAAGAGTTGTCCTCCTTCctcatttagttttacttttatGAAGGTAATGATGTTGAGGAACTGCAAGGTATCTCCTGTCATCTGTAAGACACACATCTTTCACGTACATCCCTGTCGTTGCCCTTCCTCCTAAATCGTGGTAACACTCCAACAACAATTCCTTTTAACaactacacatgtacatgtaaaaagcTTTATGTATAGATTagagtttatttttatttagagtAAATTTTCGCGAATAAGTAACCTAAAGGAGCGTTGCGCAGCAGATATAAATGACTTAGTGTTCGTCCCCTCCTAATATCTATCAGCATTAGAATTTAGCCGTGCGCCTGTCAAATAGACTACAACATACTTATGTTAAATCTCAATTGATGTAATTTTGCATAACAATTACGCGGGACGTTCGTATTCGATAACAGTTTgccttttgttataattatttacatgtgTTGCAGCTCGTGTCTTAATTACACGTGTATTAACGCACACTTAGTCTGATTCTGCAGCGAGCAAAATCTGCACAATAGTTCCACCGCAAACAtaaagtgtgtttaaacataacaaaattgGCCATATGATAACCATGTAAAGTGCACAAGACGTCGTCAAGAAATACATGCAAACAACTCGATAAAGAATGCTAAAGTAGGTCCAAGAAGGGAATATTTTgtcttaaaacagttttaagtcaCGCAagtttctattttcactttgtaaacaaccAATCGTTTAGcttaaacattcaataactttttttgttaaGGCGTCTAAGCATAGTTTAAAAATACCTTGAGGAGCTTACACGTCTGGCCAACGGTTATGCGTATCTAGATTGCGATAGACGTGATATTAACTTACTTACAAGGTCTAAATATCCTTCGGACTCACCCAAATACTTAAAgactcggccatttttttccgCATCGAACAtgtccctcacttaaaattccgcaaaaaaaaaattacgtTGTACCCCATGCGAATACTGCTTCcagttttaaatgattgttttgtgAATTTAAGATTGTGACTTTTAAGATTGCTCTGTGAGTTACAGATctttttgacattgttttgtgAAGTAaggattgttttgttaattgaaatttattttgtgaaattaagattgttttgtgaatttaaggctttttttgtgaaataaaaaaagttttataaatttacgATTGTTTAGTGATTCAAAGATTGTTTTGTGGAacaaattcttttttattatgaaattaagtttgttttgttgatgtaAGATTGTTTCGTGAATTCTGTTTGTTCTGTGAATATATTCAaagattgttttgttatttaagtttgtttcgtgaatttagttttgttttgtgattttaagactttttatgaatgaaaggttattctgttttatttatcCCGATCTTGTGGCTATTCGTTCGTCATGAAAATATACCTTGTAATATTATGCGAGTTGATTTCTATATGATATAGACTGAAATTAATCATTACTAAGCATCGACTGAGGTACTATAGATATTCATTTAACCACAACTATCATTTGggagaatttaaaaaaaaatacctttctGATAGACATGGATCACAAAAGCATTAAAggtattttttatactattaagtgtttcatttttgCTCTACATATACTAGTATAGTAACCAAATGAATAATTTCTTAGCACAGAAAGTCCCAAAGGGACTTTAAACACTCCGAGTTGTCAggtaattgatatatatatgtctgGTAATATGTACCACGACATTTGAGTATATGAACTAGTAGCTATATTCCcttgttctttattttctacCATGTTATGTTGTTGTAACTTGAAACGCGCGAATAAAAAAGTGCCAGTCACAGAGTTATACAATAAAACttcttgtttattgttaaaGAATCGTTGTAGGTGTGGGTtcagggaggggggggggggagtatTCGAATGCTAATTCTGCTCGAGGGTAGCTAGATATACACTTAAACTACATATAACACGTTTTACGCCTTGTGttgcactttttttaaatctcttAATAGTTTCCATTAAGTCaagaaatgtaaaattgatATAGCTGTCGAATAAGAAACCAGttaattccttaaataatttCACATTTACAATTCCTTCGAACCTTTTGCCAATCTAGAACATTTTGGTCACCCATAATGTCATAATAATAACACGTGAGTTCGCGTTaaatttggaaatatatattaaataaaggaTATGGAACCAGTTCAGCACTcctttaaaggggctatacactgtatgatgaaatagcgaataATAaggagaaaattgtcgaaaactgacataaacttggtatagatgtgtacaatgcattgaaactaactaactgaagtaccacatagttgacaattaatttatattttgcaggtttttcgtattttttcattaaaaaagattactaggtatgtatacctaaTAAATAACGTCATCactgctacatcggaaggcactATATTTATTccaatgaagactttaaacaacttttttccACGAGACCGCCGCCTTATGAAGCactgtaaaaacattattttagaaacacGTTCGTTTAAGTGTTCAAACTACTCACCTAATCGAACTCTGGAAATATAATGATGGCGGGGCTCTTAACGCGGCATAGACTTCccttttttcaattaaattgttgaagaaaaagaacagttatctttgttttaagacatcattcgaagcaaaatgctGCCTTCCGATGTTGCATTTATGAGGTAATTTATCACaaagtatacacacactgaataatATACTGATTCCAGTCTTTTCATTCCTTGTCAAGTTTTATACATGCTTATCAAATACTTCTTATATACCGTTCACAAATAAGACATGATTATACAACTTATGTACACCTCAAATTCTACCGTTGAACGACAAAATACCTTAAATGAGGAATTCTTACCTTCTGGTTGCTCCGAGTAATCCCGGATAAGGTTAGCCTCCCTGTACCACGTGACTACAGGCATTGGCACCCCGGTGGCGTTACACACCAGCTCCACCATCTTCCCTTCCTGTACCTCAAATTTCGTCGGCTTCCAGTCCTCAATAATTTCAGGGGCAACTGGAATATAAAAGTAAAGAATAAGTAACTAAACTCTCATAATTATTgccattgtcaaaacattccGAAACAAAGgattttcttaaagatgcactctcactccTAGATAAGATTagccacaattaatactattgttttaaaattcctaaaaggatgaataaatgtcgtaaacaatagttcttataccgagtttaatttgaaagaaatgagcataaactACGGTAATTCTACCTTACGAAACTAtaatagtagaccacagtaaatcttttagcattcaccaatcatttaataattttgcgctttctgctattaaatacacggttacgacttgttatcagtaattaatattttccataaatgcattatttagtaagtagttaaaggtttatcagtcaaaattgatgtgtgttatacatgtgtatgtattggttttgaataagagtacCACATTAAATGAATAGTATCAGTGACTTATAACAACATATCCCCATAACATTACACATTAGCATGGTCAGTgcatattttctttactttccGAGCAGTGGGTTCACAACAGTTCACGAGTCAAAAGTTAGATATTAGTTATATTGTATATGGGTTTTATTACTGTCAATCAAAGAACTGCGAAAACGGACGGCTTTTTTCAGCGAGTGTTGCGTTCCTTGCCTATTGTTGTATGCATACCATTGTTATTGGAAATACGTCGTTTCTTCAGACCCTTTACATCACATGTAATACCGTTCTAATTTTAAGAGCTACATAGTTTGGGTTATTTTAACGTGTTTATACACagatacacacatacaaacatacgCACACATAAATGCACTGAAAGGACGAGAAAACCCATATCAAACCCGTCAAATCTTTCCGACTGTCATGACATATCGCCTACTGTCACGATATTTCTACTTCTGTCACGACATCAGTCCTACTATCACGACATCACCCCTACTGTCACTACATCTCTCCTACTGTAACGGCATCTCTCCTTCTGTCACGACATCTCTCCTACTGTCACGACATCACTCCTACTGTCACAACATCTCTCCTACTGTCACGACATCACTCCTACAGTCACGACATCTCTCCTACTGTCACGACATCACTCCTACTGTCACGACATCTCTCCTACTGTAACGGCATCTCTCCTTCTGTCACGACATCACTCCTACTGTCATGACATCTGTCCTATTGTCACGATATCACTACTACTGTCACGACATCTCTCATACTGTCACGACATCACTCCTACTGTCACGGCATCACTCCTACTGTCACGACATCCCTCCTACTGCCACGACATCTCTCCTACCGTAACGACATCTgtcacgccccccccccccccccaacgaCGTTTATCATACTGCCACGAAATCTTTTCTACTGTCACGACATCTGTCCTTCTGTCACAAAATCTCTTCTTCTGTCACAACATCTCCCCTATTGCCACGACATCTTTCCTGACATGCGGCGATTTTTAGAACCAACCAACCAAAGGCAATCGAATGTGACCATGAGTAATGTTGGAACAAATGTTCAAAACGTGTGTTCGTGTGttcttaaacatttctgcgACGTTTTATCATAATTTTGATTATGTTACTGCATTTCGTATTAGTTGCTTCGACATTAGTTCAATACACCTATTTAATCGACAGTAGTTGGGAAATACATGAGACATTACGGTGGGGCATTTGTACGCTAGGGTGACTCATGTTACTGCGAGTTTGTTTGTTCACATGTATAGGAGTTTTGCACGATGTGTCCGATGCGGTGCGAAAAATCCAGGAAGGACGTGGTGCACATCtaacaaaatcaatgttaaaaTCATACAAATTCATACGTGATCTTTTTGTGCTGATTGTCCCGGTTTGTGTGTGGGGACAATGTATGCTTAAAATCGGTGCAGTTCCTCTTTAAGATAGACCATCCCACCTCGTAGCAAACTTGATGTGTCGAATATACTTAAAGAAATGTCGCATGTCGCAATAAGTCGTATTTTGTGTCTCCAATATTCGGCGGACTGAGAATTTTCCAAACAGTTTAAAGTGATCGTAGCCTATGCGCATCCCAATAGCATGCGAGAAACTTTGACTATTCGAAAACAACGGCATCTATTCGACTTCAATCATGAGTTTTGATTTCGTCACATTTCGTAGCAAAAGTCTTTCAAGAGTGCCATAGACATACCGTAACCTTTCACATCTGGTGTGTGCATGGTGTATCATGTAGGCGCTCGAAGGCGGTAACCCAAACCCTTATAAACCCCCAAACCCGAAGGCGGAACCTAAACCCTTACACACCCTAAAACCCAAAGGGGGTAACCCAAACTCATATAAACCCCAAATCCGAAGGCGGCAACCCAAACTCTTAAACCCAATAACCCGAAGGCGGTAACCCAAACTCTTAAACCCAATAACCCGAAGGCGGCAACCCAAACTCTTAAACCCAATAACCCGAAGGCGGCAACCCAAACTCTTAAACCCAATAACCCGAAGGCGGTAACCCAAACTCTTAAACTCAATAACCCGAAGGCGGCAACCCAAACTCTTAAACCCAATAACCCGAAGGCGGCAACCCAAACTCTTAAACCCAATAACCCGAAGGCGGCAACCCAAACTCTTAAACCCAATAACCCGAAGGCGGCAACCCAAACTCTTAAACCCAATAACCCGAAGGCGGTAACCCAAACTCTTAAACCCAATAACCCGAAGGCGGTAACCCAAACTCAAAccttaataataacaatttgtaTGAAGCCATGTGTTGGATTATCTGTTTGGAAATTTGGTTTATATTATTGTTCTAAAGTGCGCTTATCCAGATCATAGTAGGTTTGAGGATACTTGCATTGTATGAAATGATAACTGGACAAAAAATCTGGGCATATTTATTGCAGCGATGTGTGGCTGAGCAATAGGAAGCAATTACGCACTGTCATTCCATTTCTGTGTTAAATATGagaatgttgtttttgaagttCCTATCTTTTTTTATCGTCTACAGGATATATGTTGGTATGCGTCACAATATCTGTCAGAGATTGACGCTTAAATTCAACATGCTCTGACTCATATTTGATGAACAGATAAGCGAATTCTTGACATTTTCTTCTTAGCAGCAACATTCcattacaaaaatgaataaaataggGTTGTTCGAAAAACATCAAGGCAATTTGCATGTTTTCTCAAGAGTGTTAGCATGATTAACCCCAATTTAATGCACTGACTCACGTAGGCGAAGGCAACACTGTCGCTGTTTCAAGCAAGCGTGAAATCGGGAGCAATATTTCATCGAACTATTTTATAACACTTTTTGGCGATATCTTCTTTCGGGTCTGCTCATTTATTTGACTGAGTAGAGCGTCTCCGGAGAAATCCACCAATAAAATCAGGAGAATGATTGAGCATAAGTCACCTCCGTGTCTTCCACTCGttgaataatgaatgaatgacgAGACTATCTTTTCGAGGTTTCTACAAGAGAATTTgatttaatgtcacttaaatTAATTCTTCTAGTTAGATTTaggtttgttttgattttagttttaatCTGAATTTCCATGTATAATCATGCTGTCTATCTTCATTGTAATTCATGGATTGTAATTAGaaacttatttaattgttattaaaatttcCATAAAACCATTCTCACTTTTCTATACCGATGtctgaaaatatgattttaaatttaatatggaCGCTGCTGTTTTACCAATCGTGTACATCTAAGAATAAGTTGATGCTGTTTTGGCTAACTCGTTCATTATTTGACGCCATATTAGCGGCAACTATGCCAACATGGATGAAGCATGCTAATTTCTGATGAGAAACAGTTCCAAGACCTTCgaaattttacaatttgtttcGGAACAAAGCAATAGAAATATACATAAACGCTTTGAACACcactttaatatttcatttcaaaacaaattctCCTTAAATCCGGTTTTATTTCGACTCGTTTGATACCCAATTGTTTCAAATTGCACAAAGAATCAAGTCGAATTGCTCCTACTTCTTAttcaatcattttgttttgtatttccattgcttaatatgttttatattttacgaCAATGGGTTTTGCTCAGCACTTGGAACACCACTATCAAACCTTGACACACCCTGATTATCACTCTTCCTTTAAGTTACCTTTTATATTAAGAATGATGCGCTTAATGAGGACCGGTTTCGTGTTGATCTGACACATGTACTCCCCGCTGTCGTTGTAGCGGACCTCCCGGACCATTATGTTCCAGTACCGGATGTTAGGCCGCTCCACCGAGATCC from Mya arenaria isolate MELC-2E11 chromosome 3, ASM2691426v1 harbors:
- the LOC128228985 gene encoding protein amalgam-like isoform X1, whose product is MKTLVLILLRFATYSNTLNAVSIVGGESMDRAPIQPIFDTSTENVTAIAGETAELRCTVENKGSYNLIWLNPRKTLISKDDSRFIDDSRISVERPNIRYWNIMVREVRYNDSGEYMCQINTKPVLIKRIILNIKVAPEIIEDWKPTKFEVQEGKMVELVCNATGVPMPVVTWYREANLIRDYSEQPEGERTLQGETLRLHNITRFCDGTYECNAENGVPPIATKIFKITVQFPPEVRLTVRRLGQAIGRETLLECKVAASPHATIQWTHNGTTLPLHLFKYVTNLYNDGVHEKTLTLNIIDIQQEDFGQYTCHASNGLGQDSETMLLYEYNIVTGPRRPQVTTTPWRPSGRPPPRIRPPSTNQGIITPSYYEKKQGGRNQQPSYGGSVYYNYNTANGTVKLTTVSILNIAVLLYHVMRAL
- the LOC128228985 gene encoding protein amalgam-like isoform X2; this translates as MKTLVLILLRFATYSNTLNAVSIVGGESMDRAPIQPIFDTSTENVTAIAGETAELRCTVENKGSYNLIWLNPRKTLISKDDSRFIDDSRISVERPNIRYWNIMVREVRYNDSGEYMCQINTKPVLIKRIILNIKVAPEIIEDWKPTKFEVQEGKMVELVCNATGVPMPVVTWYREANLIRDYSEQPEGERTLQGETLRLHNITRFCDGTYECNAENGVPPIATKIFKITVQFPPEVRLTVRRLGQAIGRETLLECKVAASPHATIQWTHNGTTLPLHLFKYVTNLYNDGVHEKTLTLNIIDIQQEDFGQYTCHASNGLGQDSETMLLYEYNIVTGPRRPQVTTTPWRPSGRPPPRIRPPSTNQGIITPSYYEKKQGRNQQPSYGGSVYYNYNTANGTVKLTTVSILNIAVLLYHVMRAL